The following coding sequences lie in one Arachis hypogaea cultivar Tifrunner chromosome 4, arahy.Tifrunner.gnm2.J5K5, whole genome shotgun sequence genomic window:
- the LOC112796091 gene encoding uncharacterized WD repeat-containing protein C2A9.03 isoform X1: protein MSHYNRDEMEYVADDNEMAEVEDDVYFRGRAFGESDSDDDDEYDPLQENRITDTTAAEARKGKDIQGIPWDRLSISREKYRQTRLEQYKNYENIPQSGELSEKECRPTDKGGRFYDFWQNTRSVKSTILHFQLRNLVWSTSKHDVYLVSHYSIVHWSSLHSKRSEILNVQGHVAPCEKHPGSLLEGFTQTQISTLAVRDNLLIAGGFQGELICKYLDRPGVSFCSRTTYEDNAITNAVEIYEHPSGAVHFMASNNDCGVRDFDMEKFQLSKHFCFPWPVNHTSLSPDSKLLAIVGDNPEGLLVDSQTGKTITQLCGHLDYSFASAWHPDGRIFATGNQDKTCRVWDVRNLSKSVAVLKGNLGAIRSIRFTSDGQFMAMAEPADFVHVFDAKRGFEKEQEIDFFGEISGVSFSPDTESLFIGVWDRTYGSLLQYNRHRNYSYLDCL from the exons ATGTCTCATTACAACAGGGACGAAATGGAGTACGTTGCAGATGATAATGAAATGGCAGAGGTAGAAGATGATGTGTATTTCCGAGGCAGAGCATTTGGTGAATCAGAttcggatgatgatgatgaatacgATCCTTTG CAGGAAAATCGTATAACAGATACCACTGCCGCAGAAGCTAGGAAGGGAAAGGATATCCAAGGTATACCATGGGATAGACTGAGTATTAGTCGTGAAAAGTATAGACAAACTAGACTAGAGCAGTACAAGAATTATGAAAATATACCACAATCAGGGGAACTTTCGGAGAAG GAATGCAGGCCAACAGATAAAGGAGGAAGATTTTATGATTTCTGGCAGAACACTAGATCTGTGAAGTCAACGATACTTCATTTCCAA CTACGGAACTTGGTTTGGTCAACATCGAAGCATGATGTATATCTTGTTTCACATTACTCAATTGTTCACTGGTCTTCGTTGCACTCCAAGAGATCCGAAATCCTGAATGTACAAGGGCATGTGGCTCCGTGTGAG AAACATCCTGGAAGCCTCTTGGAAGGGTTTACTCAAACACAAATTAGTACACTGGCAGTGCGAGACAACTTGTTGATTGCTGGAGGCTTTCAAGGAGAACTTATTTGCAAG TACTTAGATCGACCTGGGGTTAGCTTTTGTTCCAGAACTACTTATGAGGACAATGCGATCACAAATGCTGTCGAGATTTATGAGCATCCCAG TGGAGCGGTTCATTTCATGGCTTCAAATAATGACTGTGGAGTCAGAGACTTTGATATGGAGAAATTTCAGCTTTCCAAGCATTTCTGCTTCCCCTGGCCTGTAAAT CATACTTCATTGAGCCCTGATAGTAAACTTCTTGCAATTGTTGGAGACAATCCAGAAGGGCTGCTGGTGGATTCTCAAACTGGAAAG ACAATCACGCAGTTATGTGGACACTTGGATTACTCATTTGCATCTGCATGGCATCCTGATGGCCGTATTTTTGCTACCGGGAACCAAGACAAAACTTGCCGTGTCTGGGATGTTCGAAACTTGTCGAAGTCTGTTGCTGTTCTGAAGGGCAACCTTGGAGCTATACGTTCAATACGTTTCACATCTGATGGGCAGTTCATGGCAATGGCTGAGCCAGCTGACTTTGTGCATGTCTTTGACGCAAAGCGTGGATTTGAGAAGGAACAGGAAATTGATTTTTTTGGGGAGATCTCTGGTGTATCTTTCAGTCCGGATACAGAATCACTCTTTATTGGTGTCTGGGACCGCACCTACGGAAGCCTTCTTCAGTACAACCGACACAGAAACTACTCGTATCTTGACTGCTTGTAA
- the LOC112796093 gene encoding uncharacterized protein, with the protein MGCISSKILARSISVHEERKQGSRRMANGIPLLEDLIISANGNDQYLALVSAANTVSNKLHSRSLHSNMFPEPATEPVASETIDKLDISPRLSQGGGKQIEGDKSWHSFPEQIVSSIDQGNLSDFEDKHNLDSKDVTGSRSFHTLEEYDNLVNEISFSDSPKVQKNEFSNEEADSRTIEELKVSALANTIHNIEDNDSAAKKMLPPCSHDNSSEDSKLVKDISIKSITLGSSTPSPNNHSTNQRIENEVVNPNEKTNIPGIAAQGVNTTEKVNKRKAIAKRLESLRIPSNVELPAIASLREWIPGSGIYSSASYVTPKFGSFSCQMDTRNESESSEDSVFSPELVSAFEMSMQILEAEEETILKQIIENVEEKSECSPKEELHQRHKAKSIVSGRSKLVFMTTSPQTQNMK; encoded by the exons ATGGGGTGCATTTCCTCAAAAATCCTAGCCAGGTCAATCAGTGTCCATGAGGAGAGAAAACAAGGTTCAAGGCGAATGGCTAATGGTATTCCATTGCTCGAGGACTTAATTATCTCGGCCAATGGCAATGATCAGTACCTCGCTCTTGTCTCCGCAGCCAATACAGTATCCAACAAATTGCATTCCAGAAGTTTGCATTCAAACATGTTCCCTGAACCGGCTACTGAGCCTGTCGCGTCTGAAACTATCGACAAATTGGATATATCACCAAGGCTAAGCCAAGGAGGAGGGAAACAAATCGAGGGAGACAAAAGTTGGCACTCGTTTCCTGAGCAGATTGTTTCATCTATTGATCAGGGGAATTTATCAGATTTTGAAGACAAACATAACTTGGATTCCAAGGATGTCACAGGTAGCAGGAGTTTTCACACATTAGAGGAATATGATAATCTTGTAAATGAAATAAGCTTCTCTGATTCTCCCAAAGTTCAGAAAAATGAGTTTAGCAATGAAGAAGCCGATTCAAGAACCATCGAGGAACTTAAGGTATCTGCATTAGCTAATACAATTCACAATATCGAGGACAATGATTCTGCGGCCAAGAAAATGCTACCACCTTGCTCGCACGACAATTCATCAGAAGATAGTAAACTAGTAAAGGATATCAGTATCAAAAGCATTACACTAGGAAGCTCAACTCCAAGTCCTAATAACCACTCCACAAATCAAAGAATTGAAAATGAAGTTGTAAATCCAAATGAGAAAACAAATATTCCTGGGATTGCTGCTCAAGGGGTAAACACCACTGAGAAAGTGAATAAGAGAAAGGCTATAGCAAAGAGGCTAGAATCCCTTAGAATCCCATCTAATGTTGAATTGCCAGCCATTGCTAGCCTTAGAGAATGGATTCCTGGTAGTGGAATATACTCTTCTGCATCCTACGTTACCCCGAAATTTGGCAGCTTTTCTTGTCAGATGGACACTAGGAATGAAAGTGAATCCAGTGAGGATTCTGTGTTCAGTCCAGAATTGGTATCTGCCTTCGAAATGAGCATGCAAATACTTGAAGCAGAGGAAGAAACCATTCTGAAACAAATTATAGAGAATGTGGAGGAAAAAAGTGAATGCAGCCCCAAGGAAGAACTCCACCAAAGGCACAAGGCTAAATCCATAGTTTCAG GTAGAAGCAAATTGGTTTTCATGACTACTTCTCCTCAAACTCAGAATATGAAGTGA
- the LOC112796091 gene encoding uncharacterized WD repeat-containing protein C2A9.03 isoform X2, which produces MSHYNRDEMEYVADDNEMAEVEDDVYFRGRAFGESDSDDDDEYDPLENRITDTTAAEARKGKDIQGIPWDRLSISREKYRQTRLEQYKNYENIPQSGELSEKECRPTDKGGRFYDFWQNTRSVKSTILHFQLRNLVWSTSKHDVYLVSHYSIVHWSSLHSKRSEILNVQGHVAPCEKHPGSLLEGFTQTQISTLAVRDNLLIAGGFQGELICKYLDRPGVSFCSRTTYEDNAITNAVEIYEHPSGAVHFMASNNDCGVRDFDMEKFQLSKHFCFPWPVNHTSLSPDSKLLAIVGDNPEGLLVDSQTGKTITQLCGHLDYSFASAWHPDGRIFATGNQDKTCRVWDVRNLSKSVAVLKGNLGAIRSIRFTSDGQFMAMAEPADFVHVFDAKRGFEKEQEIDFFGEISGVSFSPDTESLFIGVWDRTYGSLLQYNRHRNYSYLDCL; this is translated from the exons ATGTCTCATTACAACAGGGACGAAATGGAGTACGTTGCAGATGATAATGAAATGGCAGAGGTAGAAGATGATGTGTATTTCCGAGGCAGAGCATTTGGTGAATCAGAttcggatgatgatgatgaatacgATCCTTTG GAAAATCGTATAACAGATACCACTGCCGCAGAAGCTAGGAAGGGAAAGGATATCCAAGGTATACCATGGGATAGACTGAGTATTAGTCGTGAAAAGTATAGACAAACTAGACTAGAGCAGTACAAGAATTATGAAAATATACCACAATCAGGGGAACTTTCGGAGAAG GAATGCAGGCCAACAGATAAAGGAGGAAGATTTTATGATTTCTGGCAGAACACTAGATCTGTGAAGTCAACGATACTTCATTTCCAA CTACGGAACTTGGTTTGGTCAACATCGAAGCATGATGTATATCTTGTTTCACATTACTCAATTGTTCACTGGTCTTCGTTGCACTCCAAGAGATCCGAAATCCTGAATGTACAAGGGCATGTGGCTCCGTGTGAG AAACATCCTGGAAGCCTCTTGGAAGGGTTTACTCAAACACAAATTAGTACACTGGCAGTGCGAGACAACTTGTTGATTGCTGGAGGCTTTCAAGGAGAACTTATTTGCAAG TACTTAGATCGACCTGGGGTTAGCTTTTGTTCCAGAACTACTTATGAGGACAATGCGATCACAAATGCTGTCGAGATTTATGAGCATCCCAG TGGAGCGGTTCATTTCATGGCTTCAAATAATGACTGTGGAGTCAGAGACTTTGATATGGAGAAATTTCAGCTTTCCAAGCATTTCTGCTTCCCCTGGCCTGTAAAT CATACTTCATTGAGCCCTGATAGTAAACTTCTTGCAATTGTTGGAGACAATCCAGAAGGGCTGCTGGTGGATTCTCAAACTGGAAAG ACAATCACGCAGTTATGTGGACACTTGGATTACTCATTTGCATCTGCATGGCATCCTGATGGCCGTATTTTTGCTACCGGGAACCAAGACAAAACTTGCCGTGTCTGGGATGTTCGAAACTTGTCGAAGTCTGTTGCTGTTCTGAAGGGCAACCTTGGAGCTATACGTTCAATACGTTTCACATCTGATGGGCAGTTCATGGCAATGGCTGAGCCAGCTGACTTTGTGCATGTCTTTGACGCAAAGCGTGGATTTGAGAAGGAACAGGAAATTGATTTTTTTGGGGAGATCTCTGGTGTATCTTTCAGTCCGGATACAGAATCACTCTTTATTGGTGTCTGGGACCGCACCTACGGAAGCCTTCTTCAGTACAACCGACACAGAAACTACTCGTATCTTGACTGCTTGTAA
- the LOC112796091 gene encoding uncharacterized WD repeat-containing protein C2A9.03 isoform X3 yields the protein MEYVADDNEMAEVEDDVYFRGRAFGESDSDDDDEYDPLQENRITDTTAAEARKGKDIQGIPWDRLSISREKYRQTRLEQYKNYENIPQSGELSEKECRPTDKGGRFYDFWQNTRSVKSTILHFQLRNLVWSTSKHDVYLVSHYSIVHWSSLHSKRSEILNVQGHVAPCEKHPGSLLEGFTQTQISTLAVRDNLLIAGGFQGELICKYLDRPGVSFCSRTTYEDNAITNAVEIYEHPSGAVHFMASNNDCGVRDFDMEKFQLSKHFCFPWPVNHTSLSPDSKLLAIVGDNPEGLLVDSQTGKTITQLCGHLDYSFASAWHPDGRIFATGNQDKTCRVWDVRNLSKSVAVLKGNLGAIRSIRFTSDGQFMAMAEPADFVHVFDAKRGFEKEQEIDFFGEISGVSFSPDTESLFIGVWDRTYGSLLQYNRHRNYSYLDCL from the exons ATGGAGTACGTTGCAGATGATAATGAAATGGCAGAGGTAGAAGATGATGTGTATTTCCGAGGCAGAGCATTTGGTGAATCAGAttcggatgatgatgatgaatacgATCCTTTG CAGGAAAATCGTATAACAGATACCACTGCCGCAGAAGCTAGGAAGGGAAAGGATATCCAAGGTATACCATGGGATAGACTGAGTATTAGTCGTGAAAAGTATAGACAAACTAGACTAGAGCAGTACAAGAATTATGAAAATATACCACAATCAGGGGAACTTTCGGAGAAG GAATGCAGGCCAACAGATAAAGGAGGAAGATTTTATGATTTCTGGCAGAACACTAGATCTGTGAAGTCAACGATACTTCATTTCCAA CTACGGAACTTGGTTTGGTCAACATCGAAGCATGATGTATATCTTGTTTCACATTACTCAATTGTTCACTGGTCTTCGTTGCACTCCAAGAGATCCGAAATCCTGAATGTACAAGGGCATGTGGCTCCGTGTGAG AAACATCCTGGAAGCCTCTTGGAAGGGTTTACTCAAACACAAATTAGTACACTGGCAGTGCGAGACAACTTGTTGATTGCTGGAGGCTTTCAAGGAGAACTTATTTGCAAG TACTTAGATCGACCTGGGGTTAGCTTTTGTTCCAGAACTACTTATGAGGACAATGCGATCACAAATGCTGTCGAGATTTATGAGCATCCCAG TGGAGCGGTTCATTTCATGGCTTCAAATAATGACTGTGGAGTCAGAGACTTTGATATGGAGAAATTTCAGCTTTCCAAGCATTTCTGCTTCCCCTGGCCTGTAAAT CATACTTCATTGAGCCCTGATAGTAAACTTCTTGCAATTGTTGGAGACAATCCAGAAGGGCTGCTGGTGGATTCTCAAACTGGAAAG ACAATCACGCAGTTATGTGGACACTTGGATTACTCATTTGCATCTGCATGGCATCCTGATGGCCGTATTTTTGCTACCGGGAACCAAGACAAAACTTGCCGTGTCTGGGATGTTCGAAACTTGTCGAAGTCTGTTGCTGTTCTGAAGGGCAACCTTGGAGCTATACGTTCAATACGTTTCACATCTGATGGGCAGTTCATGGCAATGGCTGAGCCAGCTGACTTTGTGCATGTCTTTGACGCAAAGCGTGGATTTGAGAAGGAACAGGAAATTGATTTTTTTGGGGAGATCTCTGGTGTATCTTTCAGTCCGGATACAGAATCACTCTTTATTGGTGTCTGGGACCGCACCTACGGAAGCCTTCTTCAGTACAACCGACACAGAAACTACTCGTATCTTGACTGCTTGTAA
- the LOC112796091 gene encoding uncharacterized WD repeat-containing protein C2A9.03 isoform X4: MEYVADDNEMAEVEDDVYFRGRAFGESDSDDDDEYDPLENRITDTTAAEARKGKDIQGIPWDRLSISREKYRQTRLEQYKNYENIPQSGELSEKECRPTDKGGRFYDFWQNTRSVKSTILHFQLRNLVWSTSKHDVYLVSHYSIVHWSSLHSKRSEILNVQGHVAPCEKHPGSLLEGFTQTQISTLAVRDNLLIAGGFQGELICKYLDRPGVSFCSRTTYEDNAITNAVEIYEHPSGAVHFMASNNDCGVRDFDMEKFQLSKHFCFPWPVNHTSLSPDSKLLAIVGDNPEGLLVDSQTGKTITQLCGHLDYSFASAWHPDGRIFATGNQDKTCRVWDVRNLSKSVAVLKGNLGAIRSIRFTSDGQFMAMAEPADFVHVFDAKRGFEKEQEIDFFGEISGVSFSPDTESLFIGVWDRTYGSLLQYNRHRNYSYLDCL; encoded by the exons ATGGAGTACGTTGCAGATGATAATGAAATGGCAGAGGTAGAAGATGATGTGTATTTCCGAGGCAGAGCATTTGGTGAATCAGAttcggatgatgatgatgaatacgATCCTTTG GAAAATCGTATAACAGATACCACTGCCGCAGAAGCTAGGAAGGGAAAGGATATCCAAGGTATACCATGGGATAGACTGAGTATTAGTCGTGAAAAGTATAGACAAACTAGACTAGAGCAGTACAAGAATTATGAAAATATACCACAATCAGGGGAACTTTCGGAGAAG GAATGCAGGCCAACAGATAAAGGAGGAAGATTTTATGATTTCTGGCAGAACACTAGATCTGTGAAGTCAACGATACTTCATTTCCAA CTACGGAACTTGGTTTGGTCAACATCGAAGCATGATGTATATCTTGTTTCACATTACTCAATTGTTCACTGGTCTTCGTTGCACTCCAAGAGATCCGAAATCCTGAATGTACAAGGGCATGTGGCTCCGTGTGAG AAACATCCTGGAAGCCTCTTGGAAGGGTTTACTCAAACACAAATTAGTACACTGGCAGTGCGAGACAACTTGTTGATTGCTGGAGGCTTTCAAGGAGAACTTATTTGCAAG TACTTAGATCGACCTGGGGTTAGCTTTTGTTCCAGAACTACTTATGAGGACAATGCGATCACAAATGCTGTCGAGATTTATGAGCATCCCAG TGGAGCGGTTCATTTCATGGCTTCAAATAATGACTGTGGAGTCAGAGACTTTGATATGGAGAAATTTCAGCTTTCCAAGCATTTCTGCTTCCCCTGGCCTGTAAAT CATACTTCATTGAGCCCTGATAGTAAACTTCTTGCAATTGTTGGAGACAATCCAGAAGGGCTGCTGGTGGATTCTCAAACTGGAAAG ACAATCACGCAGTTATGTGGACACTTGGATTACTCATTTGCATCTGCATGGCATCCTGATGGCCGTATTTTTGCTACCGGGAACCAAGACAAAACTTGCCGTGTCTGGGATGTTCGAAACTTGTCGAAGTCTGTTGCTGTTCTGAAGGGCAACCTTGGAGCTATACGTTCAATACGTTTCACATCTGATGGGCAGTTCATGGCAATGGCTGAGCCAGCTGACTTTGTGCATGTCTTTGACGCAAAGCGTGGATTTGAGAAGGAACAGGAAATTGATTTTTTTGGGGAGATCTCTGGTGTATCTTTCAGTCCGGATACAGAATCACTCTTTATTGGTGTCTGGGACCGCACCTACGGAAGCCTTCTTCAGTACAACCGACACAGAAACTACTCGTATCTTGACTGCTTGTAA